One Rhea pennata isolate bPtePen1 chromosome 31, bPtePen1.pri, whole genome shotgun sequence genomic window carries:
- the IL6R gene encoding interleukin-6 receptor subunit alpha isoform X1, producing MARPPGPPLPALLPALLPALLLAAAPPRRPCAPTGLPPDTVLGRPGANVTLSCRAAGLANDTDPVSWELETRRGRRQALGDALPLRGLQRDDAGRYSCRAGGRPLRTLRLLVQEPPEAPRVSCYRRSHDRDVLCEWPLRAKPAPGTRATLWAKRRFAAENATEQQCRYFSKAQKFVCRLKVPPGTDDNQPLVVSTCVRNGAGSAAGEDKIITLSGVLKPDPPLNVTVQALERWPQRLRVSWAYPSSWDPRFYWLRFQVRYRPEPARTFTEVDQVTQTWLDIADAWRGTRHVVQVRAQEEFGHGAWSEWSQEAVGTPWTDPRDLTSELAPFSSQVGRGRGRQRLRGGRGAAPSHHHSLPQFPEGDDGAYGYGATLPPELFGAEPAEEAASGELPGAGGRAGAAPFTFLVAGGSLLLGIALFVGIVARYRRRWGAGGRRGAKPAGAGQHALLPLAPPSPSSPLSETPLLPPASPPAPAPFHVTNLDYFFSGK from the exons ATGGCtcggccgccggggccgccgctcccggcgctGCTCCCGGCGCTGCTCCCGGCGCTGCTcctcgccgccgcgccgccccggcggccctGCGCCCCCACGG GCCTCCCGCCGGACACGGTGCTGGGGCGCCCGGGAGCCAACGTCACGCTGAGCTgccgggctgcggggctggCGAATGACACCGACCCCGTGTCCTGGGAGCTGGAgacgcgccggggccggcggcaggcGCTGGGGGACGCGCTGCCGCTGCGCGGGCTGCAGCGGGACGACGCGGGCCGCTACAGCTgccgcgcgggcggccgcccgctGCGCACCCTGCGCCTGCTCGTCCAAG AGCCCCCCGAGGCGCCCCGCGTCTCCTGCTACCGGCGCAGCCACGACCGGGACGTGCTGTGCGAGTGGCCGCTGCGGGCGAAGCCGGCCCCCGGCACGCGGGCGACGCTGTGGGCGAAGCGGCG GTTCGCGGCGGAGAACGCCACGGAGCAGCAGTGCCGCTATTTCTCCAAGGCGCAGAAGTTCGTTTGCCGGCTGAAGGTGCCGCCCGGCACGGACGACAACCAGCCCCTCGTGGTGTCCACCTGCGTCCGCAacggcgccggcagcgcggccggcgAGGACAAGATCATCACGCTCAGCGGCGTCC TGAAGCCGGACCCGCCGCTCAACGTGACGGTGCAGGCGCTGGAGCGCTGGCCCCAGCGCCTGCGCGTCTCCTGGGCTTACCCGTCCTCCTGGGACCCCCGCTTCTACTGGCTCCGCTTCCAGGTGCGCTACCGCCCCGAGCCCGCCCGGACCTTCACGGAG GTGGACCAGGTGACGCAGACGTGGCTGGACATCGCGGACGCCTGGCGGGGCACCCGGCACGTGGTGCAGGTGCGGGCGCAGGAGGAGTTCGGCCACGGCGCCTGGAGCGAGTGGAGCCAGGAGGCGGTGGGCACCCCTTGGACAG ATCCCCGAGACCTCACCTCGGAGCTGGCGCCCTTCAGCTCGCAGGTAGGACGGGGGCGTGGGAGGCAGCGCCTGcgtgggggccgtggggccgccccctcccaccaccactCTCTCCCACAGTTCCCGGAGGGGGATGATGGCGCCTATGGCTATGGGGCCACACTGCCCCCCGAGCTCTTTGGGGCAGAACCGGCCGAGGAGGCCGCCAGCG GGGAGctcccgggggccggcggccgcgccggggcggccccctTCACCTTCCTGGTGGCCGGCGGGAGCCTGCTCTTGGGGATCGCCCTCTTCGTCGGCATCGTGGCGAG GTAccggcggcggtggggggcAGGTGGGCGGCGGGGGGCCAAGCCGGCTGGCGCAGGGCAGCACGCGCTGCTGCCCCtggccccccccagccccagctccccGCTG
- the IL6R gene encoding interleukin-6 receptor subunit alpha isoform X2 yields the protein MARPPGPPLPALLPALLPALLLAAAPPRRPCAPTGLPPDTVLGRPGANVTLSCRAAGLANDTDPVSWELETRRGRRQALGDALPLRGLQRDDAGRYSCRAGGRPLRTLRLLVQEPPEAPRVSCYRRSHDRDVLCEWPLRAKPAPGTRATLWAKRRFAAENATEQQCRYFSKAQKFVCRLKVPPGTDDNQPLVVSTCVRNGAGSAAGEDKIITLSGVLKPDPPLNVTVQALERWPQRLRVSWAYPSSWDPRFYWLRFQVRYRPEPARTFTEVDQVTQTWLDIADAWRGTRHVVQVRAQEEFGHGAWSEWSQEAVGTPWTDPRDLTSELAPFSSQFPEGDDGAYGYGATLPPELFGAEPAEEAASGELPGAGGRAGAAPFTFLVAGGSLLLGIALFVGIVARYRRRWGAGGRRGAKPAGAGQHALLPLAPPSPSSPLSETPLLPPASPPAPAPFHVTNLDYFFSGK from the exons ATGGCtcggccgccggggccgccgctcccggcgctGCTCCCGGCGCTGCTCCCGGCGCTGCTcctcgccgccgcgccgccccggcggccctGCGCCCCCACGG GCCTCCCGCCGGACACGGTGCTGGGGCGCCCGGGAGCCAACGTCACGCTGAGCTgccgggctgcggggctggCGAATGACACCGACCCCGTGTCCTGGGAGCTGGAgacgcgccggggccggcggcaggcGCTGGGGGACGCGCTGCCGCTGCGCGGGCTGCAGCGGGACGACGCGGGCCGCTACAGCTgccgcgcgggcggccgcccgctGCGCACCCTGCGCCTGCTCGTCCAAG AGCCCCCCGAGGCGCCCCGCGTCTCCTGCTACCGGCGCAGCCACGACCGGGACGTGCTGTGCGAGTGGCCGCTGCGGGCGAAGCCGGCCCCCGGCACGCGGGCGACGCTGTGGGCGAAGCGGCG GTTCGCGGCGGAGAACGCCACGGAGCAGCAGTGCCGCTATTTCTCCAAGGCGCAGAAGTTCGTTTGCCGGCTGAAGGTGCCGCCCGGCACGGACGACAACCAGCCCCTCGTGGTGTCCACCTGCGTCCGCAacggcgccggcagcgcggccggcgAGGACAAGATCATCACGCTCAGCGGCGTCC TGAAGCCGGACCCGCCGCTCAACGTGACGGTGCAGGCGCTGGAGCGCTGGCCCCAGCGCCTGCGCGTCTCCTGGGCTTACCCGTCCTCCTGGGACCCCCGCTTCTACTGGCTCCGCTTCCAGGTGCGCTACCGCCCCGAGCCCGCCCGGACCTTCACGGAG GTGGACCAGGTGACGCAGACGTGGCTGGACATCGCGGACGCCTGGCGGGGCACCCGGCACGTGGTGCAGGTGCGGGCGCAGGAGGAGTTCGGCCACGGCGCCTGGAGCGAGTGGAGCCAGGAGGCGGTGGGCACCCCTTGGACAG ATCCCCGAGACCTCACCTCGGAGCTGGCGCCCTTCAGCTCGCAG TTCCCGGAGGGGGATGATGGCGCCTATGGCTATGGGGCCACACTGCCCCCCGAGCTCTTTGGGGCAGAACCGGCCGAGGAGGCCGCCAGCG GGGAGctcccgggggccggcggccgcgccggggcggccccctTCACCTTCCTGGTGGCCGGCGGGAGCCTGCTCTTGGGGATCGCCCTCTTCGTCGGCATCGTGGCGAG GTAccggcggcggtggggggcAGGTGGGCGGCGGGGGGCCAAGCCGGCTGGCGCAGGGCAGCACGCGCTGCTGCCCCtggccccccccagccccagctccccGCTG